In Mangifera indica cultivar Alphonso chromosome 1, CATAS_Mindica_2.1, whole genome shotgun sequence, a single genomic region encodes these proteins:
- the LOC123217506 gene encoding probable cysteine desulfurase, producing the protein MKLEQVIMLGESPSGQNASPQNDNARSSSSSISPANSSPQSEKDPCHHPESFRIPEMGVPISDSSEKKLCWLRSQIIGGDMEFDSPFGKRRLTYADHTASGRSLHYIEDYIINNVLPFYGNTHTGDSFVGYRTTKMLHEASYYIKRCLGGGQDYAIIYCGSGTTAAIKRLQEVMGIAVTPIMRERFIKCLSNEERWVVFVGPYEHHSNILSWRQSLAEVIEIGLDDNGLINLEELRLQLELYKNSSRPILGSFSACSNVTGIYSDTRAISRLLHQHGGFACFDFAASGPYVEIDMRSGEIDGYDAVFLSPHKFLGGPGSAGILLMSEGLYGLASSPPSTCGGGTVQYVNGFNEADTLYLDETEERENAGTPQIVQTIRAALAFSVKEYIGYEVIEKQEAMYMERALERLLPNPNIKVLGNITAKRQAILSFLIYSTSLGNIKVERDKPLHGGFVATLFNDLFGIQARGGCACAGPYGHNLLNIDETQSLKIRSAIQKGYIGVKPGWTRISFPYYMSNEEFEFIVAALEFIAIYGQRFQSLYHFNIKTGTWCFKKSLKNFISSKGGNQNITSNPIEEVDAQRLGLILKYTSYLENGRHIASLLPKFPPGRSLPEDIDPTVLLFKI; encoded by the exons atGAAGCTTGAGCAAGTTATTATGTTGGGAGAGTCTCCTAGTGGCCAAAACGCAAGCCCTCAAAATGACAATGCTAGAAGTAGCAGCAGTTCCATTTCTCCTGCCAATAGTAGCCCACAGTCAGAAAAAGATCCCTGCCATCACCCTGAATCTTTCAGGATTCCAGAGATGGGCGTGCCAATTAGCGATTCTTCGGAGAAAAAACTTTGCTGGCTGCGCTCTCAAATCATTGGTGGCGATATGGAATTCGATTCCCCTTTCGGAAAACGTAGACTCACTTACGCAGATCACACTGCCTCAGGACGCTCTCTCCATTATATCGAAGATTATATCATCAACAATGTTCTTCCCTTCTATG GGAACACTCACACCGGCGACAGTTTTGTGGGTTACCGGACAACGAAAATGCTGCATGAAGCATCTTACTACATCAAGAGATGCTTAGGTGGCGGGCAAGATTACGCGATAATATATTGTGGATCAGGCACAACAGCTGCCATTAAAAGGTTACAAGAGGTTATGGGGATTGCAGTGACACCAATCATGAGAGAAAGGTTCATAAAATGCCTAAGTAATGAAGAAAGATGGGTGGTTTTTGTTGGGCCTTATGAGCATCACTCCAATATCCTTTCATGGCGACAGAGCTTGGCTGAAGTTATTGAGATTGGTCTTGATGATAATGGCTTAATAAACCTTGAAGAGCTGAGACTGCAACTAGAGCTGTATAAAAATAGCAGCCGCCCAATTTTGGGTTCTTTCTCTGCTTGCAGTAATGTCACAGGAATTTATTCTGATACAAGAGCGATCTCTAGACTTCTTCACCAGCACGGCGGCTTTGCTTGCTTTGATTTTGCTGCCAG TGGTCCCTATGTGGAGATAGACATGAGGTCAGGAGAGATTGATGGGTATGATGCTGTGTTCCTGAGTCCACATAAATTCCTTGGGGGTCCGGGAAGTGCCGGCATCCTTCTGATGAGTGAGGGTCTTTATGGGCTTGCATCTTCTCCTCCATCAACCTGTGGAGGCGGGACTGTACAATATGTCAATGGCTTCAATGAGGCA GACACATTGTATTTGGATGAAACAGAGGAGCGAGAAAACGCTGGAACTCCTCAAATAGTTCAAACGATTAGAGCTGCATTGGCGTTTTCGGTGAAAGAATATATTGGTTATGAAGTGATTGAGAAGCAGGAAGCTATGTACATGGAAAGAGCTCTAGAGAGGCTTCTTCCCAACCCAAACATTAAGGTTTTAGGAAACATAACCGCCAAGAGACAAGCTATATTATCCTTTCTCATATATTCCACCTCCCTCGGAAACATTAAAGTTGAAAGGGATAAGCCTCTCCATGGAGGTTTTGTAGCAACACTCTTCAATGACTTGTTTGGAATCCAAGCTCGCGGCGGCTGCGCCTGTGCCGGACCCTATGGACACAACCTGCTCAATATTGACGAGACTCAATCGCTTAAAATCCGTTCTGCCATACAAAAG GGTTACATCGGAGTGAAACCGGGTTGGACGAGAATTAGCTTCCCATACTACATGTCAAATGAGGAATTCGAGTTCATTGTAGCTGCATTAGAGTTTATTGCAATTTATGGGCAGAGATTTCAGAGCTTGTACCATTTCAATATAAAAACTGGAACCTGGTGCTTCAAGAAGTCACTAAAGAACTTCATCAGTAGTAAGGGAGGGAATCAAAACATCACTTCTAACCCAATTGAGGAAGTTGATGCACAACGTCTAGGACTGATCTTAAAGTATACCTCTTATTTGGAGAATGGTAGACATATTGCTAGTCTTCTTCCCAAGTTTCCTCCTGGCAGAAGTCTGCCGGAAGACATTGATCCCACTGTCTTGCTCTTCAAGATCtag
- the LOC123229323 gene encoding probable inactive ATP-dependent zinc metalloprotease FTSHI 4, chloroplastic gives MLSQLSKPLDSIYLPKHIPSSHLHKHVFRAKLTSRKTASFLTLNCKNLTITACKASSSSNSVASTSSRSSEEDAESTQLFQKLKEAERQRIGKLEELDRKANVQLERQLVMASNWSRALLGIRGKLKGTEWDPENSHRIHFSDFLKLLDSNNVQFMEYSNYGQTVSVILPYYKDDNMKGEKGNPEKEIIYRRHVVDHMPIDSWNDIWEKLHHQVVNIDIINVDPVHAEVYSTFATAVIWSMRLVLAVGLYVWLDNMMRPIYAKLIPCDLGTPSKNIREPLKRRALGSLGKSRAKFISAEETTGVTFDDFAGQEYIKRELQEIVRILKNDEEFQNKGIYCPKGVLLHGPPGTGKTLLAKAIAGEAGVPFFAANGTDFVEMFVGVAASRVKDLFSSARSFAPSIIFIDEIDAIGSKRGGPDIGGGGAEREQGLLQILTEMDGFKVSTSQVLVIGATNRLDILDPALLRKGRFDKIIRVGLPSKDGRFAILKVHARNKFFHSEEEKYALLQEIAEKTEDFTGAELQNILNEAGILTARKDLDYIGREELLEALKRQKGTFETGQEDSTDIPEELKLRLAYREASVAILACYFPDPFRPFVETDIKSIHSQPNMRYVETSGKVYSKKSDYMNAIVRACAPRVIEEEMFGVDNMCWISAKATLEASRLAELLILQTGMTAFGKAYYRNQSDLVPNLAAKLEALRDEFMRFAMEKCASVLRENHSAVETITDILLEKAEIKAKEIWYIYKTSPRIPQPPVNLVDEYGALIYAGRWGIHGISLPGRVTFAPGNVGFSTFGAPRPMETQVVSDETWKLIDSIWEKRVQEIRSEASMEIEEDKSKPELLMASHFM, from the exons ATGCTGTCTCAGCTCTCAAAACCGCTCGATTCAATTTATCTCCCGAAACACATCCCCTCCTCCCATCTCCATAAACACGTTTTCAGAGCCAAATTAACCTCCAGAAAGACCGCCTCCTTTCTTACACTTAACTGCAAAAACCTCACAATCACTGCTTGTAAAGCTTCCAGTTCTTCTAATTCAGTTGCCTCCACGTCATCCAGAAGTTCGGAAGAAGATGCCGAGTCCACTCAACTATTCCAG AAGTTGAAGGAAGCTGAGAGGCAGCGGATTGGTAAGTTGGAGGAATTGGATAGAAAGGCCAATGTGCAGTTGGAGAGGCAGCTTGTGATGGCTTCTAATTGGAGCAGAGCATTATTAGGTATACGTGGAAAGCTGAAGGGAACAGAGTGGGACCCTGAGAACTCCCACAGGATTCACTTCAGTGATTTTTTGAAACTTCTTGACTCCAATAATGTACAATTTATGGAGTACTCAAATTACGGTCAAACTGTATCAG TGATTCTGCCATACTATAAGGATGATAACATGAAAGGAGAAAAGGGGAATCCAGAGAAGGAAATTATTTATCGGCGCCATGTAGTGGACCATATGCCCATTGATTCTTGGAATGATATTTGGGAAAAGCTGCACCACCAAGTAGTAAACattgatattattaatgttgACCCTGTACATGCAGAAGTCTACTCCACTTTTGCAACTGCAGTGATATGGTCCATGCGACTTGTGCTTGCTGTTGGACTATATGTATGGCTTGACAATATGATGAGGCCAATCTATGCAAAGTTAATACCCTGTGATTTGGGGACTCCAAGCAAAAATATTAGGGAGCCGCTTAAGCGCCGTGCACTTGGATCATTAGGGAAGAGTAG GGCAAAGTTTATATCAGCGGAAGAAACTACTGGTGTTACCTTTGATGATTTTGCTGGTCAGGAGTATATAAAGAGGGAACTGCAAGAAATTGTAcggattttaaaaaatgatgaagagtTCCAGAACAAAGGTATTTATTGCCCAAAAGGTGTCCTTCTCCATGGGCCTCCTGGAACCGGTAAAACACTGCTGGCTAAAGCTATTGCTGGTGAAGCAGGGGTACCATTTTTTGCTGCTAACGGAACTGATTTTGTGGAG ATGTTTGTGGGCGTGGCAGCATCACGTGTAAAAGATCTTTTTTCTAGTGCCAGATCATTTGCACCTTCCATAATTTTCATTGATGAGATTGATGCAATTGGTAGCAAGCGTGGTGGACCTGATATTGGTGGG GGTGGTGCAGAAAGGGAACAAGGGCTGCTTCAGATATTGACTGAAATGGATGGGTTTAAAGTTTCTACATCACAG GTACTAGTTATTGGTGCAACCAATAGACTGGATATCCTTGATCCTGCTCTACTGAGAAAGGGTCGTTTTGACAAGATTATACGGGTTGGTTTGCCATCGAAAGACGGTAGATTTGCCATATTGAAG GTGCATgctagaaataaattttttcattcaGAAGAGGAAAAATATGCTCTATTGCAAGAAATTGCTGAAAAAACAGAAGATTTTACGGGGGCGGAGCTGCAAAACATACT GAATGAAGCTGGAATTTTGACCGCCAGGAAGGATTTAGACTACATAGGACGGGAAGAGCTTTTAGAAGCTTTGAAACGG cAAAAGGGCACATTTGAAACAGGTCAAGAAGACAGTACTGATATTCCAGAAGAATTGAAATTGAGATTGGCATATAGAGAAGCAAGTGTAGCTATTCTTGCATGCTACTTTCCAGATCCTTTCCGCCCTTTTGTAGAG ACGGATATAAAGTCCATTCATAGCCAGCCAAACATGCGCTATGTAGAAACTTCTGGAAAAGTTTACTCAAAAAAATCAGATTATATGAATGCTATAGTCCGGGCATGTGCTC CTAGAGTAATTGAGGAAGAGATGTTTGGGGTTGACAACATGTGTTGGATCTCTGCAAAGGCTACACTAGAAGCTTCACGGCTTGCAGAATTGTTGATTTTGCAAACTGGGATGACAGCATTTGGGAAGGCATACTATAGGAATCAAAGTGATCTTGTGCCAAAT CTTGCAGCCAAACTTGAAGCTCTTCGAGATGAATTCATGCGTTTTGCCATGGAAAAATGTGCATCTGTGTTGAGAGAAAATCATTCAGCTGTGGAGACCATTACAG ATATTTTACTTGAAAAGGCAGAGATCAAAGCCAAGGAAATTTGGTACATATACAAAACGTCGCCTAGAATACCTCAG CCTCCTGTAAATCTGGTTGACGAATATGGAGCCCTAATTTATGCTGGTCGGTGGGGAATTCATGGGATCTCACTGCCCGGAAGGGTAACGTTTGCACCAGGAAATGTTGGGTTTTCGACATTTGGTGCACCACGCCCAATGGAG ACCCAAGTTGTAAGTGATGAAACCTGGAAGCTGATTGATAGTATTTGGGAAAAAAGGGTTCAAGAAATTAGATCAGAAGCTTCAATGGAGATTGAAGAAGATAAGTCGAAGCCAGAACTCTTGATGGCAAGtcattttatgtaa